ACACTCCCGATCCATCGGGAGTTCACGTTCCGCGGATATATCGCTACGATAGATCGCATGGCACGGCGTGGCGACACCATCGAGCTGGCGGTCCTCGGACTGCTGCACGAGGGACCCATGCACGGCTACGAGCTGCGCAAGCGGCTCAACCTGATGCTCGGTTGGGGTCGACTGCTGTCCTACGGGTCGCTCTACCCGGCGCTGAAGAAGATGCTCCGCGGCAACCTCATCGAGGAGACCGTGCCCTCGGGTCCCCAGACCCGCCGGCAGCGGATCGTCTACAAGGTCACCGACCTGGGCACCGAGGAGTTCTCGCGCCTGATGTCGGAGGTGGGTCCTGCCGCGTGGGAGGACGACAACTTCGACATCCGGTTCCGGTTCTTCTCGTCCACCGACATGGAGATCCGCCTGCGCGTCCTCGAAGGACGTCGCTCGCGCCTCCAGGAGCGACTCGACCGCGTCCAGCGCGAGCTCGCGATGACCCAGGCCGAGGCCGACCGGTACGCCGCCGAGCTGCAGCGTCACGGTGTCGAGTCGGTCGAGCGTGAGGTCCGGTGGCTCTCGGACCTCATCAACGCCGAGCGAAGCGTGCAGGGCCAGGCAGCACCAGCGCCGGAGACGCCGACGTCCCCGACGACGTCCTGATCACCCCACCCCCCGATCAGGCACAGAACATTCACGAGATGTCATGAGTACCAAGGAAGGAAACCCCATGGGTTCGGTTCGAGTAGCGATCGCGGGCGTGGGCAACTGCGCCACGTCCCTCATCCAGGGCGTGCAGTACTACCGGGACGCCGACGCCACGAGCACCGTTCCGGGGCTCATGCACGTCCAGTTCGGCGACTACCACGTCGGTGACGTGGAGTTCGTCGCGGCGTTCGACGTCGACGACCTGAAGGTCGGCAAGGACCTCTCCGAGGCCATCAACGCCTCGCAGAACAACACCATCAAGATCACCGACGTCCCCACCCTGGGTGTCGAGGTGCAGCGCGGCCCGACGCTCGACGGCCTCGGCAAGTACTACAAGGCCACCATCGACGAGTCGTCGGCCGAGCCGGTCGACGTCGTCCAGGTCCTCAAGGACGCCCAGGTCGACGTCCTCGTGTCCTACCTCCCGGTGGGCTCCGAGGAGGCCGACAAGTTCTACGCCCAGTGCGCGATCGACGCCGGCGTGGCCTTCGTCAACGCCCTCCCCGTCTTCATCGCCTCCGACCCCGAGTGGGCCAAGAAGTTCGAGGACGCGGGCGTCCCGATCGTCGGTGACGACATCAAGTCGCAGGTCGGCGCCACCATCACCCACCGCGTGATGGCGAAGCTGTTCGAGGACCGCGGCGTGACGCTGGACCGCACCTACCAGCTCAACGTCGGCGGCAACATGGACTTCAAGAACATGCTCGAGCGCGAGCGCCTCGAGTCCAAGAAGGTCTCCAAGACCCAGGCCGTCACGTCGAACCTCACCGGCCCGCTGGCCGACAAGATCGACGACAAGAACGTCCACATCGGCCCGTCCGACTACGTCGCGTGGCTCGACGACCGCAAGTGGGCCTACGTCCGCCTCGAGGGTCGCGCCTTCGGTGACGTCCCGCTGAACCTCGAGTACAAGCTCGAGGTCTGGGACTCCCCGAACTCGGCCGGCATCATCATCGACGCCGTCCGTGCCGCGAAGATCGCCAAGGACCGTGGCGTCGGTGGCCCGATCATCCCGGCGTCGGCGTACCTCATGAAGAGCCCGCCGGTCCAGATCGAGGACACCGAGGGCCGCGCGCTCCTCGAGAAGTTCATCGCCGGCGAGTGACCTCGCGTCGCTGACCAGCAGCACCGCCCCGGTTCGTACGACGAACCGGGGCGGACTGCTTTTTCGGCGCGAGCGCGTCTGCGCCGCCGGGCGGCGAGCAAGCTCGCAGGTG
Above is a genomic segment from Nocardioides aromaticivorans containing:
- a CDS encoding PadR family transcriptional regulator is translated as MARRGDTIELAVLGLLHEGPMHGYELRKRLNLMLGWGRLLSYGSLYPALKKMLRGNLIEETVPSGPQTRRQRIVYKVTDLGTEEFSRLMSEVGPAAWEDDNFDIRFRFFSSTDMEIRLRVLEGRRSRLQERLDRVQRELAMTQAEADRYAAELQRHGVESVEREVRWLSDLINAERSVQGQAAPAPETPTSPTTS
- a CDS encoding inositol-3-phosphate synthase — translated: MGSVRVAIAGVGNCATSLIQGVQYYRDADATSTVPGLMHVQFGDYHVGDVEFVAAFDVDDLKVGKDLSEAINASQNNTIKITDVPTLGVEVQRGPTLDGLGKYYKATIDESSAEPVDVVQVLKDAQVDVLVSYLPVGSEEADKFYAQCAIDAGVAFVNALPVFIASDPEWAKKFEDAGVPIVGDDIKSQVGATITHRVMAKLFEDRGVTLDRTYQLNVGGNMDFKNMLERERLESKKVSKTQAVTSNLTGPLADKIDDKNVHIGPSDYVAWLDDRKWAYVRLEGRAFGDVPLNLEYKLEVWDSPNSAGIIIDAVRAAKIAKDRGVGGPIIPASAYLMKSPPVQIEDTEGRALLEKFIAGE